Part of the Stackebrandtia endophytica genome is shown below.
ACCGGGTCGAGCTGTCGTACTACCGGTCCAAACTGGCCTGCGAGTACCTACTGGCGGACTCCGGTCTACCGGTGACGATTCAGCGGGCCACCCAGTTTCACGACCTCATCCTCATGATGTGCACCTCCCAACGATGGGTGCCGGCGATCCTGATGCCGACCCGGGTGAGGTTCCAACCGATCGACACCGGCGACGTCGCCGAGCGGCTGACCGAGTTGGCGGCCGGACCGCCGACAGGCCGCGCACCGGACATGGGCGGCCCCGAGATACGGACGGCCGTCGACCTGGCCCGGGCCTATGCTCGACACCGCTCACTGCGACGCCCGGTGGTGCCCGTGCCGCTGCCGGGCCTTCGCGGACTCCGCGCCGGCGGGAACCTGACCCCCGATCACGCCGTCGGCCGGATCACCTTCGAACAGTTCCTCGCATCATGACCGCCCGCACCTGGCTTCGAGCCGGACTCGGATTCCTGGCCGTCTCACAGTTCGTCGTGGGCGGTTGGGCGTTGTTGTGGCCTCGATCGTTCTTCGACATCCCCTGGGTCGGAATGCACATGTCGTACAACGCCCATCTCATGATGGACTACGGAGCCATGAGCTTGGCGACCTCGATCGTCCTGGGTGTCGCTGTGTTCGTCGTCCGCAGCAGCATGGCCTACACCGCACTGGCCATGTACCTGATGTTCGCCGCACCACATCTGATCATCCACATCAGACTCATAAACCATCTGGCACCGCCCGATCGCGTTCCATTGTTGGTCGCGCTCGGCGCAGCGGTCCTGATGCCCCTGGCACTGCTCCCGCTCGTGCGCCGGTTGAAGTCGCCCGGAGACAACAACCGACGGATCACCGAGGTCTCGTCCAAAGTGGAGGTCGAACGTTGATTGATCGTGTAGCGCAACGGTTATAGCTTGGATACATCCGACAACACGATGTTGCGTCGGCTCAGCGCCCCTGGAGGATCCATGGCGTTTCCCGATGACCTGCTCGCGCCCGACGAGACGGTCGCCCACCGGTTCCGGCCCCACCTGGTCATCGTGGTGCGGGCGGCGCTGAGAGCCGTCTTCTTCATCATCCTGGTCAGCCTTCTGTTGGGCGCAATGGTCCATATGACTCCGGGATGGACTGTCGCGCTCATGTTCTTCTGGTTCCTGTGCATCGCCAGCGTGGCCCAGGCCGTCTCGGCCTGGCTGTCTACAAGCTACTGTCTCACCAGCCAGCGCGTCATCTGGCGCACCGGGTTTATCCGGCACAACACGGTCGAGATCCCGCTGGTCAAGCTCGACCACATCAACGTCAACGAAAGTCTGATCGGGCGATTCCTGCGATACGGCGACATCACCTTGAACTCCGCGTCGTTCAAGGGTGAGATCGTCTGGCGGGCGGTGCCCGAGGTGAAGGACGTCCGAAAGCACCTGACCCGGCTTCGCCATGAAGACCAACAACGTCAAACCCTCATGTGATCACCTCAGCCATGACGCCGCCCTCGATTCCGGGCTGCGCAGCGGCCACCTGAAATCGTCGGCCCGCCGAGCGGACGTGCGCGTGGCGAACATGCTCCGCGCTCAACTCGCCAGCGGGCCGTCATCGGCCCCGATCACGGCGTGGGAGTGACGAACTCCGGCTGGTCGAGCACTCGGAGCCAGCTTCCGTCGGCCTGCCGTCGCACCACCTGCGCACGCGCGCCACTGCCGTCCTTCGGCGGGGTCGAGGTGAGGGCGATGTCGCCGCTGATCAACGTCGGAAGCGGTTGCTCCGGCTCAAAACGCGGACCGTTGGCCAGAACCCGTTCCCACAGCGCGCGGATCGCCTTCCTGCCGACCGTGACCGAGCCCGGCGGGTAGGCCATCACCGCGTCCGGTTCGTAGAGCGCGGCGACTCCCGCGGCGTCGCCGGCGTTGGATCGTTCCACGAACAAGCGGGTGATGTCTTCGGGCCGCATGGCCGACTCGTACTCCGACATGGGATTCCTCCTGTGTTCTTCCGTTCTCTTCAATATCGCCGAGTCGGAATCAGAAGTCCAACAGATGGATCTACTGGAATCTAGAATCTGTAGTCATGGAACTGAGGCAGCTTGAATACTTCGTCGCCGTCGCCGAAGAACGGAACTTCACGCGGGCAGCCAAACGAGTGCACATCAGTCAATCCGGTGTCAGCGCCCAGATCCGCCAGCTGGAACGTGAACTCGGCGCCGAACTGTTCGATCGCTCCGGCCGCGCCGTCTCCCTCACCATCGCGGGAGAAGCCGCCCTCGAACCCGCCCGCGCCGCCCTGGCCGCCGCCAAATCGGTGGGCCAGGCAGTGGGAGAGGTGGCCGACCTGATCCGTGGCAGGCTCACGGTCGGGATGGTCATCGGCTGCACCGTCACTCCGTTGTTCGACGCACTCGCCTCGTTCCACCACGCACATCCCGGTGTCGAACTCACGCTGGTGGAGGACAACTCCGATCGGCTCATCGAGGGGGTGCGCGACGGATCCGTCGACCTGGCGCTCGTCGGGACCGCACTCACCACTCTGGACGGCCTCGACAGTCTGACCATCATCAGCGAACAACTCGTCGCGGCGGTCCCGTTCGGACACCCGCTGTCGACATCGAGACGGGTCGCCCTGCGGGATCTAGTCGCCCACCCGATCGTCTGCATGCCACCCGGCACCGGCCTGCGGACGGTATTCGACCGAGCCTGTGCGGCGGTGGACCTTCAGCCGACGATCGCTCTGGAGGCCAGCGCCGCCGACGCCATCGCCGACCTCGCGGGCCGGGGACTGGCCGTGGCCGTCCTCAGCGAGTCGATGGCCGCACACTACCGCGACCGCCTCACCGCCCTCACCATCACCGATGTCGACGCACCCGCCCGACTCGCCCTGGTGTGGAAGAACCCTCATGGACCGGCGGTACGCGAATTGCTCGCGCACGGTCGGCGGGCGTTCTCCGACCTCACACCGGGCGATTGACAGTCGAATCGCCCGGTCGCGCGTCGTCGCCTCGATGGAGACGATCGCAGGGAATGATGTGCACGAAGACCACCGACGTGAAAGGGGTACGGCCGTGACCGCGAAACTCCTCGACTCGCCCGTGCCGATCGCCGCCGCACCGATGGCCGGCGGCCCGACGACCGTCGCCCTCGCCGCCGCCGTGGCCTCCGTCGGCGCGTTCCCGTTCCTCGCCGGCGGATACCGGACACCTCACGCACTGGCATCGGAGATCAACCGGGTTCGCGACCTCGGTGTGCCCTTCGGTGTGAACCTGTTCGTTCCCTGCCGCCACAAAGTGGACAAAGAGGCGTTCGCCGCCTACGCGACCGAACTCGAACCCGAAGCCGAGGTCTACGACCTCCACCTCGACCACTCCCCGATCACCGACGACGACCGGTGGGACGAGAAGTTCGCCCTGTTGACCACTCGCCCGGTTCCGGTGGTGTCGTTGACTTTCGGACTACCCTCCCCCTCTGACATCACGACTCTGCAGGACGTCGGCACCCGAGTGCTGGCGACCGTCACCACCGTCGCCGAGGCGAGCCGCGCCGAGGAGGCCGGAGTCGACGGCCTGGTGGTACAGGGACCGGACGCGGGCGGCCACAGTGCCACCTTCGACCCCGCCCACACTCCCGAACCCATCGGCACCGCCGACTTGGTTCGACGCGTACGAAAGCACGCGGACCTGCCCGTGATCGCCGCAGGAGGCGTCGACGGTCCCGACGCGGTGCACCGTCTCCTATCGGCGGGTGCGCAGGCGGTGGCGGTCGGCACGTTGCTGTTGCGCACCGATGAGGCGGGCACCTCCGCTGCCCACAAAGGAGCATTGGCCGACCCCCAGTACGACGACACCGTGATCACCCGAGCCTTCACAGGACGACCGGCCAGGGCGCTGCGCAACGGATTCATCGACCGGCATCAGGACACCGGGTTGACCGGCTATCCCGCCGTCCACCATCTGACCCGCGCCCTGAGAAAGGCCGCGACCGAAGCCGGCGACACCGACCGGATGCACCTGTGGGCGGGCACCGGCTACCGAGACGCACCGACCGGCCCGGCCGCCGACGTCATCCGATGGCTGTCACCGTCTTGACGTCGCCC
Proteins encoded:
- a CDS encoding nitronate monooxygenase — encoded protein: METIAGNDVHEDHRRERGTAVTAKLLDSPVPIAAAPMAGGPTTVALAAAVASVGAFPFLAGGYRTPHALASEINRVRDLGVPFGVNLFVPCRHKVDKEAFAAYATELEPEAEVYDLHLDHSPITDDDRWDEKFALLTTRPVPVVSLTFGLPSPSDITTLQDVGTRVLATVTTVAEASRAEEAGVDGLVVQGPDAGGHSATFDPAHTPEPIGTADLVRRVRKHADLPVIAAGGVDGPDAVHRLLSAGAQAVAVGTLLLRTDEAGTSAAHKGALADPQYDDTVITRAFTGRPARALRNGFIDRHQDTGLTGYPAVHHLTRALRKAATEAGDTDRMHLWAGTGYRDAPTGPAADVIRWLSPS
- a CDS encoding LysR family transcriptional regulator, translating into MELRQLEYFVAVAEERNFTRAAKRVHISQSGVSAQIRQLERELGAELFDRSGRAVSLTIAGEAALEPARAALAAAKSVGQAVGEVADLIRGRLTVGMVIGCTVTPLFDALASFHHAHPGVELTLVEDNSDRLIEGVRDGSVDLALVGTALTTLDGLDSLTIISEQLVAAVPFGHPLSTSRRVALRDLVAHPIVCMPPGTGLRTVFDRACAAVDLQPTIALEASAADAIADLAGRGLAVAVLSESMAAHYRDRLTALTITDVDAPARLALVWKNPHGPAVRELLAHGRRAFSDLTPGD
- a CDS encoding SDR family oxidoreductase — encoded protein: MKNPILVTGGTGRLGRVLVPRLLSAGHPVRVLSRRPPVDMPSSVAVRRGDLLTGEGLSAAVEDVATIVHCATGFGRTEIDGTRHLVAAAKKAGRPHLIYMSIVGIDRVELSYYRSKLACEYLLADSGLPVTIQRATQFHDLILMMCTSQRWVPAILMPTRVRFQPIDTGDVAERLTELAAGPPTGRAPDMGGPEIRTAVDLARAYARHRSLRRPVVPVPLPGLRGLRAGGNLTPDHAVGRITFEQFLAS
- a CDS encoding PH domain-containing protein → MAFPDDLLAPDETVAHRFRPHLVIVVRAALRAVFFIILVSLLLGAMVHMTPGWTVALMFFWFLCIASVAQAVSAWLSTSYCLTSQRVIWRTGFIRHNTVEIPLVKLDHINVNESLIGRFLRYGDITLNSASFKGEIVWRAVPEVKDVRKHLTRLRHEDQQRQTLM
- a CDS encoding YybH family protein — translated: MSEYESAMRPEDITRLFVERSNAGDAAGVAALYEPDAVMAYPPGSVTVGRKAIRALWERVLANGPRFEPEQPLPTLISGDIALTSTPPKDGSGARAQVVRRQADGSWLRVLDQPEFVTPTP